From Leptolyngbyaceae cyanobacterium:
TGCAAGGTAGCAGCTTGTCGGGAGATGAAGAGGCGAGTCTATGGCAACAATTACAAGAATCAATGTGGGTGTGTGGTAATGAAAATGCGATCGCTTGCAAAATAGGAGTATTACCCAATGCTACCGTTGCTACTCTCGCTCAATTAGATCATACTCAAATGGGAATCGGTTTGATTCACGCTGGTAGCGGTTTGGGTTTTTTGCGATTTGAGAATCCAGAGGTGAAAAAACAAACGATTTTGGAAATGAGGAATTTCTGCCAATCTCAACAGGGATTTCTAACTGTTTTAGAAGCACCTTTGGCTTTTAAAGAAAATTTTGATGTGTGGGGTTACAGTGGCAATGGGTTGGATTTGATGCGGCGAATTAAGCAGCAGTTCGATCCGGATAATATGTTTAGTCCCCATCGGTTTGTGGGTGGGATTTAGTTTTAACGAACCGCAGAGGCGCAGAGAAAGCAGAGAGAGAAAATGGAAATTTCAGAAACTAAGATAACAAGTTCAGAAAATTCGTTTAACTTCAAGAATTTGCCAGGTTTTGATGCTAATCATCCGCCAGATCCGAAGTTGATTGATACTTGCGTGCATTGTGGATTTTGTCTTTCTACTTGTCCGAGCTATCGGGTAATTGGTAAGGAGATGGATTCGCCGAGAGGACGAATTTATCTAATGGATGCTATTAATGAGGGTGAGGCGGCGCTGGGTGAAGGAACGGTGCAGCATTTTGATAGTTGTTTGGGTTGTCTGGCTTGTGTTACTACTTGTCCGTCGGGGGTACAATATGACAAGTTGATTGCGGCAACTCGTCCCCAAGTTGAACGAAATTATCAGCGCAGTTTGCCAGATAATTTGTATAGAAAACTCATTTTTAATCTATTTCCATATCCCCATAGATTACGATTTTTACTCGCGCCTTTGCTGCTATATCAAAAGTTGGGATTTCCTAAATTCTTTCGCGCTACTGGATTGCTGAAAAATATCAATCCTCGTTTGGGTGCGATGGAATCTCTGCTGCCAAATGTAACTTTGAAATCTTTTGTGGATACTTTGCCAGAAGTGATACCAGCAAAGGGTAAAAAGCGCTATCGGGTAGGAGTAATTTTAGGTTGCGTGCAGCGATTGTTTTTCTCGAATGTGAATGAAGCAACGGTGCGGGTTTTAACAGCAAATGGCTGTGAGGTTGTCATACCAAAAAGCCAAGGTTGTTGTGCTGCATTACCCGAACACCAAGGGCAAAAAGAACAAGCCCAAGCTTTAGCAAGGCAGATGATTGATAGTTTTGAAAACACTAATGTTGATTTTATCATTATCAATGCGGCTGGTTGCGGTCATACTTTGAAGGAGTATGGACATATATTAGAAGATGATCCGAATTATCGAGAAAAAGCCAAAGCATTTGCGGCGAAAGTAAAAGATGCCCAAGAGTTTTTAGCGGCAGTTGGATTAACGGCTGAGTTATCACCTTTAACTGATGGTGAATTAACTTTGGTTTATCAAGATGCTTGTCATTTGTTGCACGGACAAAAGATTAGTGTGCAACCTCGTCAGCTATTACGACAAATTCCGGGTGTGAAGTTGCGAGAACCAATTGATGCGGCTTTGTGTTGCGGTAGTGCTGGTGTTTACAATATGCTGCAACCGGAAGTAGCGGAGGAATTGGGACAGCAAAAAGTTACCAATTTACTAAATACTGGGGCGCAGTTAATTGCTTCGGCTAATCCGGGTTGTAGTTTGCAAATTACGAAACATTTGCAATTGCAAGGTAAGGAAATTAAGTTAATGCACCCGATGGAATTGTTGGATTATTCGATGCGGGGTGAGAAAATTTAAGTGTAGTAACGCATCACCTTGAAAAGCGAGGTAAAAAAATTACTTAAAGCTGAAAATTAACTTAAGCTAGTTGGGCGATCGCAAGCGGCTGGCTACACCAACCTGATGATTCAACCTTTTCCTATCATTACGATTCCGGCAGATGCTGCCGAAGCAACCGAGGCAATAGGAACCAAGTTTAAATTCTGGTTTCACCATCCTGAACTGGGCTATTGCCTCTATAAGCAAGCACGACCCAATACAGGTGAGGATTGGGCAGAAAAGATAGCATCAGAGTTGTGTGCGTTACTCGGACTGCCATACGCTCGAATTGAACTGGCTAGCTGGAACAAGGCTGGCGGGACGGTTTCGCCCTCATTTCTCCCGAATGGTGGTTCGCTTATCTTGGGTAATGAAATTTTAGGCCCAATGGTGCCAGACTACCCGCAATTTCAAGCTTTTAATGTGTCGCAACATACTCTTGATATTGTATTAACTGCTATTAGCAATAGTGGAATAAACTTGCCGTTAGATTGGATACCTCCGGAAGGCATCCAGACGGCAGTGGCAACTTTTGTGGGTTATTTATTATTAGATGCTTGGATAGGAAATAGCGATCGCCATCACGAAAACTGGGGTTTCATCGAAACTCCGCGAACACCTGAGACGCCCAAGTAGGAGACAAAAAAGCTCTGACTCCCCTGGATGCGTTTCGGATAGTGGCGCAACGTTATCCTTATGCAGCTAATGTATGGTTGGAACGGCTAGCCAGAGTGTCTCTCACGGATACCCTGGCGTTATTCAACCGAATTCCCAGACAGTGCATCTCAGATGTTGCGATCGCTTTTGCACAACAGATACTAGAAATAAACCAACGCCGACTGCTTTTCCTACGGGAGGAATTACCTTGAAAACACTTTTTCTTGCTTGGCAAAATCCAGTCAGCGATGCTTGGTTTCCGATCGGTCGCTTATCCTTTGATGGTAAGCGCTACCAATTTGTTTACACCCAAGGAGTAATAGCAGCGCAACAACAGTGTGGCTTTCAACTGTTGTCATCATTTCCAGATTTAGATCGGGTGTATGAATCGCCAGAACTATTTCCGTTATTTACTAATCGCCTATTGCGTCGTAGCCGCCCCGATTACGCGGATTTCATGCAGTGGTTAAACTTGCCGATCGATGAAGATGATCCGATCGCCATATTAGCCCGTAGTGGGGGACAACGGGTAACAGATAATTTAGAGGTTTTCCCATATCTAGAACCGGATGAAAATGGAGTTTATCATCTCCACTTCTTCGCGCAAGGGTTACTTAATCTATCGCCTGAAACTGGCGATCGA
This genomic window contains:
- a CDS encoding heterodisulfide reductase-related iron-sulfur binding cluster, coding for MEISETKITSSENSFNFKNLPGFDANHPPDPKLIDTCVHCGFCLSTCPSYRVIGKEMDSPRGRIYLMDAINEGEAALGEGTVQHFDSCLGCLACVTTCPSGVQYDKLIAATRPQVERNYQRSLPDNLYRKLIFNLFPYPHRLRFLLAPLLLYQKLGFPKFFRATGLLKNINPRLGAMESLLPNVTLKSFVDTLPEVIPAKGKKRYRVGVILGCVQRLFFSNVNEATVRVLTANGCEVVIPKSQGCCAALPEHQGQKEQAQALARQMIDSFENTNVDFIIINAAGCGHTLKEYGHILEDDPNYREKAKAFAAKVKDAQEFLAAVGLTAELSPLTDGELTLVYQDACHLLHGQKISVQPRQLLRQIPGVKLREPIDAALCCGSAGVYNMLQPEVAEELGQQKVTNLLNTGAQLIASANPGCSLQITKHLQLQGKEIKLMHPMELLDYSMRGEKI
- a CDS encoding DNA-binding protein yields the protein MKTLFLAWQNPVSDAWFPIGRLSFDGKRYQFVYTQGVIAAQQQCGFQLLSSFPDLDRVYESPELFPLFTNRLLRRSRPDYADFMQWLNLPIDEDDPIAILARSGGQRVTDNLEVFPYLEPDENGVYHLHFFAQGLLNLSPETGDRISRLQTGEALHLVCSMDSHALRTEDRYLVGYCPRYLLDNLLEVLRQYPEQVKVKVDRVNPPPTPLQLRLLCHLKAHLPSGFHLFSNAMYQPLRSLAFSEA